The proteins below come from a single Argentina anserina chromosome 1, drPotAnse1.1, whole genome shotgun sequence genomic window:
- the LOC126782721 gene encoding uncharacterized protein LOC126782721 yields the protein MAEEFSKAVDDGLRLSKRLYFGKDRAAVSPPKPQPLMDKSVVVAATGSAYLPTSPMVYAVISDPTIVDNPDIPSYQPHVHGRCDPPALIPLPMNKVDLEVDCHLDTAFIRVTGSWRVHCVKSSRSCGCRIAIPMGEQGSILGVEVEVSGKSFFTQLTELKDDVDMSKVPHGEGGFLNVKPHIFTLTTPPIDGGVNLTVKMSWSQKLMYRNGELSLDIPFAFPDFVIPPGKKYLKKERIVVNVNSGLGTEILFKGASYPLKELQSQEGKLGFKYEGDVVIWSKTDFHFSYTVSSSQIHGAYISQSPSKDDVDQREIFSVYLLPGNQGRKVFRRDVVFVVDISGSMEGKPLDHTKNVLSEALSKLGPEDSFCMIAFNGQTHVSSTSLKSATKEAVELAIEWIGINFIAGGDTNILPPLNQAIEILSNSKGSLPIIFLVTDGAVEDERQICEVMKKHLASEDVISPRLYTFGIGSFCNHYFLRMLASIGRGQYDAAYDIDLVEPRMQNLFTRASSVILTNITLDETLDDFDDVEVIPCNIPDLSYESPLTVSGRYRGNLPETFKVKGVSADMSNIVIDLKVQDAKDISLHRVCAKGEIDLLTAQAWLSENKQLEDKVAKLSVLTGTVSEYTRMVVYQKEEAVQQKASKKSQNKTKDSESLKMILRHSLCVGFGNLGATADNIPPGSEEPKLPEAAEMFVKAASSCCGSLCNHCCCMACIRCCSHINPQFANVLTQLFTGLACAGCLGCCAELCCGRGNSGS from the exons ATGGCCGAGGAGTTCTCCAAAGCCGTCGACGACGGTCTCCGCCTCTCCAAACGCCTATACTTCGGGAAGGATCGAGCCGCCGTGTCGCCGCCGAAGCCGCAGCCGCTCATGGACAAGTCCGTCGTCGTCGCCGCCACCGGCTCCGCCTACCTCCCGACGTCGCCGATGGTCTACGCCGTCATATCCGACCCGACGATCGTCGACAACCCGGACATCCCGAGCTACCAGCCCCACGTCCACGGCCGCTGCGACCCGCCGGCGCTCATTCCTCTTCCGATGAACAAGGTTGACCTGGAGGTCGACTGCCACCTGGACACCGCCTTTATTCGGGTCACCGGGTCGTGGCGGGTCCACTGCGTCAAAAGCTCCAGGAGCTGCGGCTGCCGCATTGCGATTCCTATGGGTGAACAG GGTTCAATTCTAGGTGTTGAGGTCGAAGTTTCTGGTAAATCTTTTTTTACTCAGTTAACTGAATTGAAAGATGACGTGGATATGAGCAAGGTTCCTCATGGAGAAGGAGGCTTCCTCAATGTCAAGCCTCATATCTTCACCTTGACAACGCCGCCG ATTGATGGGGGAGTCAATCTCACAGTGAAAATGAGCTGGTCCCAGAAGTTGATGTATAGAAATGGGGAGCTCTCTTTGGATATACCGTTCGCATTTCCTGATTTTGTGATTCCACCGGGGAAGAAGTACCTCAAGAAGGAGAGGATCGTGGTGAATGTGAACTCTGGTCTTGGGACTGAGATTTTATTCAAGGGAGCTAGTTATCCTTTGAAG GAATTGCAGAGCCAAGAAGGAAAATTGGGGTTTAAATATGAAGGAGATGTTGTCATTTGGTCAAAAACTGACTTCCATTTCTCATATACT GTCTCTTCAAGCCAAATACATGGTGCCTATATCTCGCAGTCACCCTCCAAGGATGATGTCGATCAAAGAGAGATTTTCTCCGTCTATCTTCTTCCAGGGAACCAGGGAAGAAAG GTATTCAGAAGGGATGTAGTGTTTGTTGTTGATATAAGTGGAAGTATGGAGGGAAAGCCACTTGATCACACTAAGAATGTACTATCTGAAGCTCTCTCTAAACTTGGTCCAGAAGATTCATTCTGCAtgatagcttttaatggacagACTCATGTTTCATCTACATCATTGAAATCAGCTACAAAGGAGGCTGTCGAACTGGCCATTGAGTGGATTGGCATAAATTTTATTGCTGGTGgtgatacaaatatattgcCTCCCCTCAACCAG GCCATAGAGATTCTATCCAACTCTAAGGGCTCACTTCCTATCATATTCCTGGTAACTGATGGAGCAGTTGAAGATGAGAGACAGATATGCGAAGTGATGAAAAAGCATCTTGCAAGTGAGGATGTGATATCCCCACGTCTATACACTTTTGGAATAG GTTCGTTCTGCAACCATTATTTCCTGCGGATGCTAGCTAGTATCGGAAGGGGCCAATATGATGCTGCCTATGATATAG ATTTGGTTGAACCTCGAATGCAGAACCTATTTACAAGAGCTTCCTCTGTGATTCTTACAAATATAACCCTTGATGAGACATTGGATGATTTTGACGATGTTGAG GTGATCCCTTGCAATATCCCAGATCTCTCATATGAGAGTCCATTAACTGTATCTGGCAGATACCGAGGCAATTTACCTGAAACCTTCAAAGTTAAAGGAGTCTCAGCTGACATGTCTAATATTGTGATCGACTTGAAAGTCCAAGATGCAAAGGACATATCTCTTCACAGG GTATGTGCGAAAGGAGAGATTGATTTACTGACCGCTCAGGCATGGTTGTCAGAGAACAAGCAGCTCGAGGATAAG GTAGCTAAATTGAGTGTACTTACTGGTACTGTGAGTGAGTATACCCGCATGGTCGTCtatcaaaaagaagaagctgtACAGCAGAAG GCCTCAAAGAAAAGCCAGAACAAGACCAAAGATTCTGAAAGCCTGAAAATGATACTGCGACATAGTTTGTGCGTGGGCTTTGGAAACTTGGGTGCAACCGCAGACAACATACCTCCGGGATCCGAAGAACCAAAGCTTCCAGAAGCAGCTGAAATGTTTGTGAAAGCTGCTTCAAGCTGCTGTGGCTCCCTGTGCAATCACTGCTGTTGCATGGCCTGCATCCGATGTTGTTCCCACATAAACCCTCAGTTCGCAAATGTATTAACCCAGCTCTTTACTGGTTTAGCGTGTGCTGGCTGCCTAGGTTGCTGTGCAGAATTATGTTGTGGTCGAGGAAACAGCGGATCATAA